DNA sequence from the Salvia splendens isolate huo1 chromosome 19, SspV2, whole genome shotgun sequence genome:
ATAATCAATTATATGAATTACTAAAACAATTTTGTGTAAATACAGCCACTATCCTAAAATCTCTTAAATATATGTTGAGAATATGAATTACTAAAGCAATATTGTGTAAATACAGCCACTATCCTAATATCTCTTAAATATATGTTGAGAATATGAATTACTAAAACAATATTGTGTAAATACAGCCACTATCCTAAAATCTATTAAATATATGTTGAGAATATGAATTACTAAAACAATATTGTGTAAATACAGCCACTATCCTAATATCTCTTAAATATATGTTGAGAATATGAATTACTAAAACAATATTGTGTCAATACAGCCACTATCCTAAAATATCTTAAATATATGTTGAGAATATGAATTACTAAAACAATATTGTGTAAATACAGCCACTATCCTAAAATCTCTTAAATATATGTTGAGAATATGAATTACTAAAACAATATTGTGTAAATACAGCCACTATCCTAAAATCTCTTAAATATATGTTGAGAATatgaattattaaaaatataactgATATTTATAATCTTATTGCATAAATTTTATACAACAAAATTTACTGGagattattactactactagacATTGATAATCTTGAGAAAATTGCAAAACATGGTGATTATACTCGAAACTAGAAAATTGAGTACAAAATTCTAGAGGAATTAACAATTCAACTTTAAGATCAGTAGAACTTATAACCCGTATAATAATTGCAACCTTCAAACTCAAATTGGGTGTCAATGCAAAGATCTTTCGGAGTCACATGGAAAGTTGATTTGAAATATGCACAAAAAGGTCATTTCTCTGTAAGAATCACTGGACCTGAAAGCAAAGCATCGATTACCGCATACAATGTCATCCCTTACTATTACCACATACAATGTCATcgattattaataaatattagcaaaaataataaaatttaccTAAATCTAAATGTTGCTAACAATTAAACAACATTAATCCATTTAAAGAGGCTAACATTTTCAATCACCAATCCCAAACATCTTTAACtgtactactccatccgtcccacttcaagtgatcaatttctagTCTGCACGAAATTTACTGCCTTTCGGATCGAGGCATCGAgctattgatttttttaattagaaatatTGGGACAAAGATTGTTATATTGttatttatttaacttaatGTTTACTATTTCATAAGATCATACCCTTAATTCTTAAGTTCAATTTTCTTATATAATTTCCATTATTAGAGTTTTTTTATCCCCTTTTTTAGGTTTCTTGATACATTTTTAATGATTACATTTTTCAATCTTTCtactagtaatttttaaaaaaataattgaaattttgattaaataatcTTCAATTTCAAAGGTTTCACATCCAAATTAATGTTGCCAGTGTAATAATGATATTCATAACTTTTTACCGATTAGATAttttatcttttctattttttgctGTATTTATATAATTTGCATTCAAAAGTTTTTCTTccacataattttattttatttttatcagattctttaaattttattatgaatttaatcCTTATTAAAATTGATAATCACATAGATCAGttaagaatataaatattcttaaAAATCAGCTCagattataaataataaaaacttCAATTATTATATAACGTGATATTTTGACCTCAAATTCCAGTTTCCGATTCATTACGTTGTACAACTTTTTGGTTGACATTGttatcaatattttttaataaataattcttCAATAAGATTATAAGGTGAAGAATGGGTTGCATGCTTTAATTACACGAGACTGTTCTACTTGGTTATATAGTTGATCGCTATAATCTTCCATTTCCTAAACCGACAACAAGTCATAATGATTTATGTTTGTAGATTCTCCTTTTGCCAATCCTCATTTACAATAAtcaagatttaattaattttattaaccAAATATATTAATAggattacaacttaaaaatgtAGTATTTCTCCCATTCCTATAAAAAGGGTGCATGGAGCATTGGAGATAAATACACATCCAATACAGCAAAACAACAATCATGTTAACTACTCGCAACTATAATCTTTTCTCTATTTTAGTTACTTTGTTAATCTTGAATTACTCATGCTTTTGCATAGAATCAGTTAATGTTACTACAGAAAACAACTCCTTCTACAACGGTGTTGCCACGTGGTATGGCCCTCCCGAAGGAGCCGGAAGTGGTAATCCTACATCTTTAACTCTACTATACTCAATCCGTCTCACTtcaagtgatcaatttctttTCTACACGAAATTTACTGCCTTTTAGATCGAGGCATCGAgctattgatttttttaataagaaataTTGGGACAAAGAttgttatattattatttatttaacttattATTTACTATTTCATAAGATGGGGGAGCTTGTGGCTTGGGATATGATATAGAAAATGATCCCTACTATGGTTTTGTTTCTGCTGGAAATAACAACTTATTTCAATCCGGAGCCGGTTGCGGAGCTTGTTATGAGGTAATATATCatatccaaaaaaataaaacctaAGTCTAgctatttttatttccatagtagcatacattaaaaaataattagttGACATGCAATAACCTTATTTATATTTGTAGGTGAAGTGTATGTATAACAATGAATGTTCAAAAAATGCAATTAAAGTAACAATTACAGACGACTGTCCCGGTTCATGCAATGACGATGACATTCACTTCGATTTAAGTGGAAAAGCTTTTGGAGCTTTGGCATATTCTGGCCAAGAATACAACTTGAGGAATGCTGGCAAGATCAATATTCAGTATAGAAGGTACACTTTAATTAATGAGACAAAACATAGCTCCCGTAGAATCTAACAATCTCCGCTTTGTTATTGTGACCAGGGTAAAATGCAACTACAATTCAAACGTTAAATTCAAAATTGTTCCGGGGTCAAATGCTTACTATCTAGCCTTTGTGGTGGAGGCTTTGAATGGATATGGTGATATTGCTAGTGTTGAACTGCAACCTTCAAACTCAGATTGGGTGCCAATGCAAAGATCTTGGGGAGTCACATGGAAAGCTGATTTGAAAGATTGGCAAAAAGGTCCTTTCTCTGTAAGGATCACTGAACCTGAAAGCAGTGCATCGATTACTGCATACAATGTCATTCCTTATGATTGGAAGATTGGACAATTCTATTACTCCAATACTAACTTTTGATCGCACTAATATTTGAATAAATAGTAATCTGCATTGCTCTTTAGTTGAAGTGTGGAAAATGTCAACCTCTTTTTATTGCTGAATGTGAcgaattaataaattatttttgtgagaATCCTATtcctatatattaatataaaaaatttcttTGTCATTAAATTATCAAATGTATTAATAAAATCCGAATTTATAATAGAATTAAGCAGATTATAAATAACTTAGTAACAATTCAGTACAGTATACGAAGGAAACAAAAGTCTTATTACACGTTAACTTGAACTCTATCCATTTTCATATCTTACTCTACCAAACACTATACTTGTTATATTATCTAGGTTTAATCATGATAATTTATCGAGTTATCTTATCATATCTACCAAACAGGGCACTTAGAGGATATCCTATCATTTGCTTCGAAAATTAAGTTGATACAAATACAACTGCCAAAGGTTGGAAATAAAACTGATAAATTGGAATGAAAGATGGTAAAATTCTTAATTAACAATGAGATAGATTCAATCTCAAACCCAAAAATCCAAGCATATTTCAATATTTGACTCCAAATAAACTAGTTTAATACTCCACTAACTTCATTATGTAAAAAATCTTGCGTACAGTATTTATTTAGTCTGTTACCATTATTAATCCACtacaaaaatttataaaaaaaaaacttttttttgggACTCAAAAAT
Encoded proteins:
- the LOC121779207 gene encoding expansin-B6-like codes for the protein MVALWGHESWLSHQMWLSMALHNESVNVTTENNSFYNGVATWYGPPEGAGSDGGACGLGYDIENDPYYGFVSAGNNNLFQSGAGCGACYEVKCMYNNECSKNAIKVTITDDCPGSCNDDDIHFDLSGKAFGALAYSGQEYNLRNAGKINIQYRRVKCNYNSNVKFKIVPGSNAYYLAFVVEALNGYGDIASVELQPSNSDWVPMQRSWGVTWKADLKDWQKGPFSVRITEPESSASITAYNVIPYDWKIGQFYYSNTNF